DNA sequence from the Acanthochromis polyacanthus isolate Apoly-LR-REF ecotype Palm Island chromosome 5, KAUST_Apoly_ChrSc, whole genome shotgun sequence genome:
GAAGAACGAAACAGTCGTGGCAACTGGACTTACAGATAATCAAGCAAATTTATCGAACTAACAACACAGTAACAGCTACTAACTACAACACAACACATTCAGACCATGAGCACCAAACAAATATAATACTGTACACAAACGTATAACTTGTGGCAAATATTTAATAAGTACATTCTAAAGGCTTTATTGTTCTGGTGTTAATACATTTCGCTAGAGTTACAGTAGAAATAGATCATACATTTCCACGGAGATATTGTCATAAAATGTGCTTTATGTATCAGTGGTACTGACCTTGATGCAAAGCCAATTTTcagcattgtttttgttgttaaagtGCAGTGAAGTGAACTTTTTCGATTGTATTTCTGTATCTACCAGTTGCTCAAACTCTCTCCACCAATCACGAAGCCCAAAGGAGCCATTACGTAATGCGTATTTGCACATAAGCCCCGCCCATTTCCTTTGGCGAAAAGTActcagctatttttttttttttatagctgacatctttgtgtttttagctgttAGCCGTCGCTGCTAAGTAACTTTTCGGGCCACTTCTTCATTAAAAGTAAATACACGAATTGCACGAAGTCCACGCTGTGAACAAGAGCAGTTACGCGGCCTTTGAAAAGGTAAAAAATCCCGGCTGGCTGAGCGGTAACGTAGCGCTCGTCTGGCTGTCTGCTCTGCTGTGGCCGTAATGGCGGCCGCTGCTTCGTCAACTCCTCGCCGTTTTACGAAAAGGGAAGGTGTAGTTAGCTTAATGGCTCCCCGTATCGCTGACGTCTATTGACGCGGTAACTTGCGTGCCAGTGACAGTTACACATATTTACTCATTGAGACAAAAGCTTGTCCATCCCGTGAATCAGAGTAACGAAACTAACTCAGCGACTCACGCTAAAACtattgtttttaatggtttaaaCTAGTTAACGTCCGTTTAAGTTGCACGTTAGCTGCCCTCAACTAGCACTGTTAGTGAGCTCGAATGTTCTAGCAGCAGCGATCTGCTAGTTCTGCTGTAAACACCACCGTGGAGTGAAGTCACACACTTTGTCGAATTTAGTATTAAATTATTGAGGGGGAAAAAGTTCGTAGCATTGAATACGGGGCCTGGCCGTGTTTCGTAACTCCATGTTAACGTTAGTTGCATTGGCTAACGCGGTTGAACCAAAGAGGAAGTCGCTCTGTACTTAGTTAATTTCTGctttttgaattttaaataataaaatgctggCTGAAGTAGTAGCCTGTGATTTGTTACCCgctgtgatgtttttcattCTGTTCGCGGAGAAGTGTTTATTATAAATGATGCAGAAGAAGCGCACAGGCCACAGCGGAGTGGTTACAGCAGGTTACAGGCAGCAAATCCCGCCACTAACTGCTGCTGTTGTACTAGAGACACTATAAGATAGTAATACTGATTTATTTCTTCCCAGTTACTATGGAAGAAGTACAGCAAGGCAGCAATGGCACAGAGTCACAGGCTGCAACCATTCCCACTACCATCACAACCTCTCAGTTCTCACAGATAGCCCAACAGGTAACCAGTAGATCCCATTCAAAACACCAGTAAAGAGTGTCTCTGATTTACTGCCACAGTAGCTTTTATACTGCTAATACCACAAATCCATTTGTGAATGCCATGCTGATTGGAGGTTGACTTGTTAATACAGCTGCAATTCAAGTTTAATTACCTTGCAAGTTGTTTTCACAAATGCTTGCTGTTATATAGAATGAAATTGAATAAATGAAAggaaatcctgaacaaaatCATTGTCGACTCTGGGGTTTAGTGTGATTAGTTTGTTTGGATGAGTCTTGCGCCTCTTGTCGCTGTCTTTATTTGATTCTTGTTGATGTACTAGAAAGTGTTTCAATACTTACCTTGATGGTAGGAAACAGTTCAAATCAGGTCAGATTCTGGTGTGACTTCTCAGCATGTGATGAGAAAGACATTTCTCAATTTTGATCAACTCAAAGCTGCTTAAAAACTGCTAACATATACATACTGATCAACTCCACTTATTGAGGGTAATTAAACACATTTAGGTATGTGATGAGGTGTAttatttgtttatatatatttgaGATTTTATAGCTAAGAGGTTTCTAAAACGTGAATTATTTTTAGGGACAAACACCCAAATTTTCCATTTCCTGGATGTGAGATCTGGTTATACACATCATTTTGGATTAGATATCCACCTTTTAAACTACGGCCAGTGGATCCATTCAGTGGTGGAttaattgtgtttgtgttgctcaaattatttttgaaaagtagcatttgaaaatataacaaaaaaaatctacatccATTTAAGGATTGTTGTACACGATGGAAGGAAGCTACTTCGATGAACAAATACATACAAATATAGTATTTTGTCAATTTGAaactgtttttggatttttctagATGTCACTGGGTGGTTCTGCTGTGACCGTCGTACAACTGCCAGGGGGTCAGTTTCAGGTTCAAGGAGTGATCCAGTCTGCACAGTCGTCAGTCATTCAGTCCCCTCAGGGCCAAACTGCACAGGTGAGACCAGCTGGTTGTCTTGACACTGATTCTAAAACTCAGCCTAAACCCCTTGGTTTCTctttatacataatttttttacaaatacCGACATGCATTGCTAATCCACCTTCCACTTTCAAGGCACAGGATTCAGATAGCGATGATTCACAGGACTCATCTGACAGCGGAGCAGCAGCCCACAAGACCAGAGAAATACTGGCAAGACGGCCTTCATATAGGTAAACCAACGACTCAGAAAACAGAACGAACACAGCTTGTATTTGATGAATAGTGATTCCAGGAACCTTTCTTCCCTCACCTTGTAGAAAAATCCTAAATGACCTTTCATCAGAGGAGGTGGCACACATCGAGGGAAAGGATAGCAGCCCAGCATCCACAGGAGTGACAGGTGTTACAGTACCAACCACCCCAATCTACCAGACCAGCAGCGGCCAGTACAGTAAGAACCTTTCCCTTCAGTTCCACTTGCATAGAAAGGAGGAGAAACCAAAGTGTTGGGTGCCTTCCGAGATTTTGAAATCTCAAATGCTTTGATGTCACTCATTCTGGTTTTCTGCAAGGGATGTGAGGTAATTAGGTCATATATGGATGATTGCTTTTGGTATTCTTTCATCTTAGCTTCATTTATGCTTTTAACAGACAGAATTTTATGCTGGAAACTTGTTGTCAGTTGTTGGCAAAAGTCAGTCATGGAAGAAATAATCTAGCCAGCAGGGACGGGATTTCTGCTTGTGCCTTACCCAtttctctgtccgtctgtgtgatTATTCCAGTTACCATAGCTGCTAATGGCACAATCCAGCTGGCAAGTCCGGGGTCGGAAGGCATTCAGGGACTTCAGGCTGTCACCATGGGCAACTCTGGTGGAGCTCAGCAAGGCACCACCATCCTTCAGTACGCCCAGACACCTGACGGCCAGCAGATCCTGGTGCCTAGCAATCAGGTCGTTGTACAAGGTGAGCTGATTAAATGTTCCAGTTTCCAGTTTTTAAATCCACGTTCATCTGATAATAGCGTTCTTTTCTAAGAGGATTTCCAAAAATGTGTTCAGCTGTATTCCAACAAACTCCAGACAgtttgataaaaacaaatgtacTCAGTGACAGGCGGGTGCTGCTTCCAAAGGctctgagaaaagaaaaaagaattttcATCATAAATGTAAATCCTGGCACAACTTTTGTGTATAAAGTTGCCGAAAAtctggaccaggtggaggagagctgggaaatggggaaacacgaattccagcaaaaatgagTAGAAAACGTGGATTTCAGCGAATGACTGCAGCCTGTTggtggtcaggggtggtttgtggattcagaaatagtgaaatgtagggacagttttcatataaaaaaatcatcttttacaaaaaagtaaACCCGTGTAACTTGTTAAGTTCATGGTCGTGACATTAAAATTTTAACAGTttagcattaaaatggcatttaaaagcattaaatttgacagGCTAAACCCTGTGCAACAAAGTACATAGTTATtcccaaacaacaacaaattctGGTCTAAACTTTACAACTAACATCTTTCAAGTCATGACGTTGCCTGGCAGAGTTCTTATGACCCCTGTTGTTAAACTTTGTGTTTACACTCAGGTGCAGGAGGAGAGGTGCAAACATACCAGATCCGCACAGCGCCCACATCCACCTCCCTGCCTCAGACTGTAGTTATGACCTCTCCAGTGGGATTGTCCCAGAGTAAGTCTGATGATCCAACGCTGAAGAGAGAAATCAGGCTCGCGAAAAACAGGTAAATGCACATTATATTGAAGAATAAAAGCCAGCGTAAAGGCTCTCAGGCCTTCTGAAGGGGGAAACTACAAACAAAGGGCAGCTTTTAACAGAGACATAAATGAGGCAAAGCTTTAATAGATTTCAGTTTATGAAGTTATATAAATATCCTAACTGTAATCATATTTGTTACTGGTACATATTTTACTTTACTGTTGTTATTGTGGCTTTTGGTTGATGGGGTCAGGATAGTACAGGTGTATTGTATATATCtagtattgtacatatatagtgtAGTACAGGGTTTGAACTACAACTCAAAGCCATGGGAGCCCCACATatatttagttggtgatgcagaaatcacataaatatgcTATTTATGTTTGTTCTGTTAAATCTGGtgctactgcagctgatagaacacaaataagaaaactaatttgtttattagtatttattacagagaatattcaatcagtaattttaatttcactttggtTTGGCCACTAATTTAAGTATTTCCTTTATTatgagacagtgtcagacctacatgTCCTTCAGCACAACATCATGTTTGAATATGTGAagttttattgtgcagttttctgtcaaaaataatcagCTGCGTTGATCGGTACAATAACTACATTacacatttaacagttttctaccagcatttctGTCTTACATAATTCCCAGTAGCAGCTTTTTACTACTACTGTTATAAATTTGTATGTTCCTCATTGTTGTCCATTAAAATAACCTGTTGACCGAAGCAGTTGCGCACAATCGGTTCATGTTGTctgaaaaatgagtcaaatgatgttttaaaTGCCCCTCTGTGTGgacgagtttgaagcagaaagtctgagttaccaaagaaagttgaaaaccaccttcatagctgttaactctgactgaggtgttagtttttgttgagtcgactcacacaaagaaagcccGGCCATACTAAACTTTGTAGTTCAACCTCTGATCTGCTAAACCAGCACCATAAACACTGCGGTCCACCAGTTGGGGTATAGTTTGTGGTGGATTAAACAAAGCctcgattcagagaattttgcctcgaGGAATTTTAGTAATGGAAGTACTCGAATAAATGGAGGAATCGCTTCAGCCCTACACTACTTTCTGTAGTGGAGGGCTGTAACCTGTCGGCATCTGTAAACGTTTCATGAATGAGCTCTCTGGTCACCGGTCAAAAGAAATCATCAATCATTACTTAGTGACTTGGACTGTGTGATAAGCCAGCTGTTAGCTTAGATCTATTTTCTTGTTTATCAGAGCATTACTGTGTGTTACACACGACTGGATGTGCTGCATAATCTTggacaaataacacaaacgtACTGTAGTGTGCATGTCTGAGgaacataaacacacaggtGGCCTATAACTGGATGTAGCCATTAGTGTTACACATGACCATGTCTGATAAGAGCTCCAACTGTTCTACTCTGTACATTGTGACATATTCTAGGAGCTTTCATTGTTTAGTATTTCATTTGGACTAACTGCACATTTTTCCCCGTTTCAGAGAGGCAGCCCGTGAATGTCGACGAAAGAAAAAGGAATACGTTAAATGCCTGGAAAACCGCGTAGCAGTTCTTGAGAACCAAAACAAGACTCTGATTGAAGAACTGAAAACATTAAAGGATCTTTATTGTGTTAAAACAGGATAACATGTCTGAATAGAGGAGTGAGACGTAGTGTGGGAGTGGCACAGCTCAGCCATTTGGACATGACAGGGTTTCTGGGAACACGTCATTTCAGGCTGAGATTCTCCaggttcctttttttttttactctgtttgATATAAAAGTGACTTATGGCAGTGAAATTTACTCGAcagattaaaacacaaattGGCCATTTTTCCACCTgctgttttttaaacatttgctaACGCTATAACATTTAtagttgtgtacatttttaATACTGGGAGATTTGAAATTGTGAGCTTTAACATTCGGtctcagtttttaaatgtatccctttcctttttttccttgtgtttttaaaaatgttgctgttggccttttttaaaaaaaaaattgtaacaGCATCTGCAGAATTTTGACTGTATAATTACTACACAGACatgatttctgtttattttgtgaacCAGCAATTCCCCTCATTTCCCTTTACGGAGATGTTACAATTGTCATTCCTTATTTTTGTGCAATGGAGTATAAAGGGTAAGAGAAAAGATGACATTAAGTGTGGTTTGTTGGTTGTTTCTTGGCAGTTACTTAGACAATCAGGGAAAAAGCACAGTGTCCAGGTAATATTTATTAATGTACATCATGGGACGGGTGGGAAAGAAGAACAAACAGTGTGTGAAATGTTGCTGATTCtgtaagtaaataaatatattttcactcaGTGGTGTGGCTGATGTTTGTTGGGTCGTGTGGTTTATTTTACTGGTCAGCAGCCAGTTAATATTGTCAGAGTTAATGATTGAGCTCCGGGTGAACGCCCAAAACAAACTGTACAGTCTCTCCTGCTGTCACTTGATAGAATATCCATAATGTGTGGCCTTATCATTAAAGTGACCTCTGGAGCCTCGATGTGTCTCAGGTGAAGTTCACTGAAACCGGCTGCCTCCAAGTCTTTCCAAGTCGCTCTGGTGATCGTACATCCATCCCCAAGATAGTACCACAACGGCTCGAACACGTACTGAAAGAAGTACGTCCAGGAGGAGGGATCTGAGACGACGTGTTCCAAAAAGTAGAAAGCTCCGCCCTGAAAGAGAGACAACGAAAGCAGATTATCTCATGCTGGATCAAATCTGGTTGTGTAACTTTGCTGCTAGTACCCTGAGCTTGGCTTCTGCCCTGTTATTGGGTGTAACTCAAGTTCGAACAGTGGCAGAGGAAATACACGGCATACATGATGATGCTGAGGTAGACTGAACCATTAAAACCTGATGTGATGTTCAGGAGAAACTGCAAAACATCTTAATACTTGTTGAAAGTGCTAACTTGTTGACcagattaaccctcctgttgttttcatttacaggcaccaaaaatattgtttccttgtctgaagcaaaatccaaaaattcggcaaaaaattccccacatgtatgaaaatttgcaaaacctttaggaagaaaattccaataattccttaaacatTTCCCTTAAAGtaaaattcctgtaaatattttcaaaaaaattagtaaaaatcttcaaaagaaatcctaaaaatatctaaagtggtgacatatatatcagtaaaatttctaatattttctttaagaacattcaccaaatgattttctctggattttggtagatttttttgtgaatgttctgaagaaaccttttttagcatttctttttttccacaaaaaaaatgttcaaatatttcccaaaaatgttgaaaatgtggacatcaaaagtttcactgtgaaaatatatttttcttcccacattttcaaactttaaaacgggtcaattttgacccacaggacgacacgagggttaatgttCTTTATGTTACCCCATAAGAAACACTGGACAACCAAGCAGGCAAAGCGTAAATTAATCAACTTGTAtctagtttttattattttattttcatgatttgtcattttaatctcTTTTGTATAGTCGAGTTTCATCTagttgtacacacgtggacaaaattgttggtacccctcagttaaagaaggaaaaacccacaattctcactgaaatcacttgaaactcacaaaagtaacaataaataaaaatttattgaaaattaaataatcaaaatcagccatcacttttgaattgttgattaacataattatttaaaaaaaacaaactaatgaaatagggctggacaaaaatgatggtaccccttaccttaatatttttttgcacaaccttttgaggcaatcactgcaattaaacgatttctgtatttgtcaatgagcgttctgcagctgtcaacaggtattttggcccactcctcatgagcaaacagctccagttgtctcaggtttgatgggtgtcttctccaaatggcatgtttcagctccttccacatatgttcaatgggattcagatctgggctcatagaaggccactttagaatagtccaacgcttttctctcagccattcttgggtgtttttggctgtgtgttttggatcgttgtcctgttggaagacccatgacctgcgactgagaccaagctttctgacactcggcagcacatttctctccagaatgccttgatagtcttcagatttcatcgtaccttgcacactttcaagacaccctgtgccagatgcagcaaagcagccccaaaacattactgagcctcctccatgtttcaccgtagggacagtgttcttttcttcgtatgcttggtttttgagtctatgaacatagagttgatgtgccttaccaaaagctccagtttggtctcatctgtccaaaggacattctcccagaagctttgtggcttgtcaacatgcatttttgcaaattccagtctcgcttttttatgagtttttttcagcagtggtgtcctccttggtcgtctcccatgaagtccactttggctcaaacaacgacgaatggtgcgatctgacactgatgtaccttggccttggagttcacctttaatttctttggaggttgctctgggctctttggatacaattccaacgatccgtctcttcaatttgtcatcaattttcctcttgcggccacgtccagggaggttggctactgtcccgtgggtcttgaacttctgaataatatgagccactgttgtcacaggaacttcaagctgtttagagatggtcttatagcctttacctttaagatgtttgtctataattttttttcggatgtcctgggacaattctctccttcgctttctgttgtccatgttcagtgtggtacacaccttttcaccaaacagcagggtgactacttgtctccctttaaataggcagactgactgattatgagtttggaaacacctgtgatgtcaattaaatgacacacctgagttaatcatgtcactctggtcaaatagttttcaatcttttatagaggtaccatcatttttgtccaggcctgtttcattagtttgtttttttaaataattatgttaatcaacaattcaaacgtaatggctgtttttgattatttaattttcaataaatttttatttattgttacttttgtgagtttcaagtgatttcagtgagaattgtgggtttttccttctttaactgaggggtaccaacaattttgtccacgtgtgtatttcagTCTCTTGTGGGCCTATCAGGGATCTGTCAAACACTTTGTACTGCACTAAATCATATAAAAGATTCcactacaaataaaaaaaaataattggacTGAAAGCTGGAAACTGCCTTTGAGACCCAGTGGACCCCAAAGGCCATGAAAACACTGCATGTTAACTATTGAAGGTTGTTTAATGACCTTTTTGTGAAGGGAGTTGAACCACTTAAGTTCAAAATCAACAAAGGTGTGTCATTCATTCTTACCTGATGTTGGAGCCCTGACTTGTGCTAACAATGGCGTTTCAGCTCTGTAAATACTTCACACTGTCGCCAAGTTCACATAGTGCATATTCCTATTTAAACCTGCGTTTAATCAAATGTCAACACCTCGTCACACAGAGAACCTGAGGCTGACCTGTAGACTGATAttcttttttcctctgtagTTAATGGGATCTTGCAGGCTACTAGGTACAAAAACTCTGTAAAAATACACGTAAATGTCAAGTTTTGAGTGTTGTTTTGGTTTGAAAAGTTGTTCAACTGGTGCCACCTTCAgatatataattttaaaaaatcaataaaataactaTACTATACTGTCACAGATTAAGCTATCCAGCAAAATACCTCAAATTAGCTCTGGCTTCAACATTAAAGGGATGTGCAACAACTTGAATCcagtaatgtaataaaatatttatttctgaaAAGGGCTAGTCGGCATGATGAATACTTTTATTTTAGATACTTTAAATATGTTGAAATGCACAAGCACAATATTGAATGCAGGGTTTTTACTTGAACTAGAATAGTTTTACGTTGTAGTCCAGATATTTTTGCTTAAGCTCcactctgtaaaaaaaagaaatgaaaaaaagattttaaactatttttaactgcaatttataacacattttacagttctTTTTATAGATTTACTCCTTTTGTTGCattacagataaataaaaaaaatagaaaaatatattttcaaaatccATATTTTTTACTTGTGGTAAACAATAAAAGGtaaaatttttaaataatgttaacGTAGTATGTCGTTGATTTACATTACCTAACCATGAAATTAAAGACAAgaaagcgcagtactccaccaaggctgctcagtcattgtatgatttccgatggataagtcctgataagttcaCAGCGGTCGATTtttagtaggattgcaatcatgtgatcagcaggcagctgacagtgttcatttgttgtcatagtgacagtgacgctgtgccgctatcttgcaatgatacagaaatcttgaacaaatcagtggatccagactataagccacatctctgccaaaatctaatcaggtggtccttgtctcatttctgacctttccagaaaatttcatccaaatccgttattctgttctagagtaatgttgcgcacagacagaaagacaaacgtatgccaatcatcacataactaactaataacaagaaaagtattcagagagcgcagtacttgACCAAGGatgctcagtcgtatgatttccaaGTCCACAGGTGGATTTTTAGTAGgactgcaatcatgtgatcagcaggcagctgatgtaatgttcacttgttgtcatagttacagtgacacctatctggcaatgatacagaaatcttaaacaaatccgtggatccagactaaaagtcgcatcactgccaaatctaatctaatcaggtggtccttgtctcatttctgtacttccctgaaaatttcatccaaatccgttggtccatttttgagtaatgttgggaaaagacagacagacagacagacatatgcAGATTGACCCATAACTCCACTGTATtccttggcagaataataagtaaaactgtacaaaataatGTACGTATTGTTTTACTGCATGTAAATTAGCTTAAAAAtagtattattttacagacatgtgttttttcttttactgttttttaaaccattacACTATTTCACCattatttaaaactgtttttctggTAAACTTGCTGCCAGATTGTAACTTGTActtatttttgcagatttgtgCTAGGTTACACATATGTCCTATGGCCCGTGAACGCAGCAGCAGCGACTCACCGTCCTGAGGACCCGGCGGGCCTCCTGCAGCACGTGATGCACGCTGCTGACCGAGCACAGCACCAGAGTACAGACGACCACGTCCACAGACTCGTCCTGCACTGTCCTCAGGTTCTCCCCGGACAGCACGGTGAACTGCTCGTAGGTCAGGTGCGTGTTTTCCTTCATGCTCCTCCGCAGGAAACCCTCAAAGTGCGGGTTGGGGTCCGTGCAGACCACCGTGCAGCCGTCCGGGTAAAACTTAAAGTTCGCACCGCTGCCACAGCCGATCTCCAGCAGGCGAAGCGAGCCGTCATCGGCCGCAAATTTGGCCACGTTTCTGAAAAGCTCCCTCTtggttttgtgcattttgtcgTTGTATGAAAACGTGATGTTgtaggcgagcagagggaacaGACGTTTGTAAACACCGTAGAGGCCCACAGCCTCCATTACATGGAGGGGAAAACTCAGCGTCAAACACAGTAGTCTGCACAATTTCATGAGACAAaacctcatcttcctcttcatTGAAGCCTTTCTGCTTCACGACTTTAGCAGCTCAAAGGATTAATGTTAATTCCTGAACAAGCATGTCTCACTTTGACCACACAACGGCGCAAAAACCCTGAAGTTTCCCATTTTCCTGTCCGCTGCTGGAACCACTTTCCTCTGGAACGTAAACAGAACCCAGCTGGAGT
Encoded proteins:
- the atf1 gene encoding cyclic AMP-dependent transcription factor ATF-1 isoform X1, with the protein product MEEVQQGSNGTESQAATIPTTITTSQFSQIAQQMSLGGSAVTVVQLPGGQFQVQGVIQSAQSSVIQSPQGQTAQAQDSDSDDSQDSSDSGAAAHKTREILARRPSYRKILNDLSSEEVAHIEGKDSSPASTGVTGVTVPTTPIYQTSSGQYITIAANGTIQLASPGSEGIQGLQAVTMGNSGGAQQGTTILQYAQTPDGQQILVPSNQVVVQGAGGEVQTYQIRTAPTSTSLPQTVVMTSPVGLSQSKSDDPTLKREIRLAKNREAARECRRKKKEYVKCLENRVAVLENQNKTLIEELKTLKDLYCVKTG
- the atf1 gene encoding cyclic AMP-dependent transcription factor ATF-1 isoform X2; its protein translation is MSLGGSAVTVVQLPGGQFQVQGVIQSAQSSVIQSPQGQTAQAQDSDSDDSQDSSDSGAAAHKTREILARRPSYRKILNDLSSEEVAHIEGKDSSPASTGVTGVTVPTTPIYQTSSGQYITIAANGTIQLASPGSEGIQGLQAVTMGNSGGAQQGTTILQYAQTPDGQQILVPSNQVVVQGAGGEVQTYQIRTAPTSTSLPQTVVMTSPVGLSQSKSDDPTLKREIRLAKNREAARECRRKKKEYVKCLENRVAVLENQNKTLIEELKTLKDLYCVKTG